The Methanomicrobia archaeon genome includes a region encoding these proteins:
- a CDS encoding radical SAM protein — protein MVDEIEVKSVLNKHKKRDEWFLDDYSVNPYQGCPFKCVYCYIRGSKYGTHVADTLTVKINAPEILEKQLKRRAKKGEYGIICFASQETYIPIEKDYRITRELLEITLRYRFPVHIGTKSTLVLRDLDMLEKIDASAILPEDLQQKLNRGTIISFSFSTLDEHLAKLFEPGAPTPQARLETLRTCKEAGFLVGVNFIPVLPFLSDSEEQLEAMIRTAKDYGAEFVLVGGLTLFGTEPTDSKTRYYKVLEKHFPELVPNYKSLFRIFYAPPKEYQNELEQRSKRLCERCGIRYGIIP, from the coding sequence ATGGTCGATGAAATCGAAGTCAAATCAGTTTTGAACAAGCATAAGAAACGAGACGAGTGGTTCCTGGACGATTATTCGGTAAACCCATACCAGGGCTGTCCGTTCAAGTGCGTGTACTGTTATATTCGCGGTAGTAAGTACGGCACGCATGTAGCAGATACATTGACGGTAAAGATAAACGCACCGGAGATTCTGGAGAAGCAGCTTAAAAGAAGGGCGAAGAAGGGCGAGTACGGCATTATATGCTTCGCCTCGCAGGAGACGTATATCCCGATTGAAAAGGACTACAGGATAACGAGAGAACTGCTTGAGATAACTCTGCGGTATAGATTCCCCGTTCATATCGGAACCAAATCGACCTTGGTGCTCCGGGATTTAGATATGCTGGAGAAGATCGACGCGAGCGCGATTCTGCCCGAGGACTTACAGCAGAAACTCAATCGTGGCACGATCATCTCGTTCTCCTTCTCGACGCTTGATGAGCACTTAGCGAAACTCTTTGAGCCCGGCGCACCAACACCGCAGGCGCGATTGGAGACGTTGCGAACGTGTAAAGAAGCAGGGTTCTTGGTCGGTGTGAACTTCATTCCCGTGCTGCCGTTCCTATCAGATTCCGAGGAGCAGCTTGAAGCAATGATACGAACCGCGAAAGATTACGGGGCTGAGTTCGTGCTAGTTGGCGGCTTGACGTTATTTGGCACCGAGCCAACGGACAGCAAAACGCGGTATTACAAGGTCTTAGAAAAGCATTTCCCCGAACTTGTACCCAACTATAAAAGTCTGTTCAGGATTTTTTATGCGCCGCCGAAAGAATATCAAAACGAGCTTGAGCAAAGATCGAAACGGCTCTGTGAACGATGTGGGATTAGATATGGGATTATCCCTTAA
- a CDS encoding U32 family peptidase, with translation MPRKVEILSPVGNRKALKAAVENGADAVYFGVGKFNARRRAENLTIVELQDAVKYAHDNGVKVYNTFNILIKNHELHAFFADIEEAYARGVDGIIIQHISFARLLKDAFPDLRIHISTQAAITNTYYIDLLWGADRVTLPREFSIEQVRDFIEKADRRLETEVFVHGALCFSYSGLCLFSSFLGGRSGNRGLCAQPCRKKYNDSYLLSTKDLCLVERIPEIIAAGVTSFKIEGRLRSPRYTALATRVYRLAVDSFYDGTFKVPEKELKDLALEFNREFTEGYLFGATDIVAPETPKNRGIFLGVVEEGTTITLDEPLSVGDGVGIWTKAGIDGAVIKQIEKNGTSVAGADAGERVKLFIRVAAGDMIYKTSSETRPQYAPLKSKPKIATPARSKRAVTIPEFDTFESSDIELLAKVYSKEDAQDALKAGATMVFYSIFAHDFAESEASPYIPRILSDSESLDAIHRLNETNPDTILLGNPGLLSELSKSAARTIYLDYSANIFNDLDMKFLKNYGVVPVVSVELNLAELAAFKNKEFAVLVHGRSVLMTTAYPLREGGSLKDEKGFVFPVRREFRYTQILNSVPIGLFNDVQKLRDAGINKIFFDLTDGNAERIIGLYTRDVLAGNPVKKSRRRKHTRGHFSRGVK, from the coding sequence ATGCCTCGAAAAGTAGAAATCTTATCACCAGTCGGAAATCGTAAGGCTCTTAAAGCGGCAGTTGAGAACGGTGCCGATGCCGTTTATTTCGGCGTTGGGAAGTTCAACGCGAGACGCCGCGCAGAGAATCTCACGATTGTGGAACTTCAGGATGCCGTTAAGTACGCGCACGACAACGGCGTTAAAGTCTACAACACCTTCAATATCCTGATAAAGAATCACGAACTCCATGCGTTCTTTGCTGATATAGAAGAGGCGTATGCGCGTGGCGTAGACGGTATTATCATCCAGCACATCTCGTTTGCGCGTCTGCTCAAAGACGCGTTTCCTGATTTGAGGATCCATATCTCAACGCAGGCTGCGATAACCAACACGTACTATATTGATCTACTCTGGGGCGCAGACCGGGTTACGCTTCCTCGTGAGTTCTCTATTGAGCAGGTGCGGGACTTTATCGAAAAAGCAGATAGGAGATTAGAAACCGAGGTTTTTGTGCACGGTGCGCTCTGCTTCAGCTACAGCGGCCTGTGCCTCTTCTCCAGTTTCCTGGGTGGTCGCAGCGGCAATCGCGGCTTGTGTGCGCAGCCGTGCAGAAAGAAATACAACGACAGTTATCTGCTGAGTACGAAGGACTTATGCCTCGTCGAACGGATTCCTGAGATTATTGCGGCTGGCGTTACCTCCTTCAAGATTGAAGGTCGGCTCAGAAGTCCACGATACACCGCGCTTGCAACACGCGTCTATCGCCTCGCTGTTGATTCTTTTTATGACGGTACGTTTAAGGTCCCCGAGAAAGAACTCAAAGATCTCGCACTCGAGTTCAACCGCGAATTTACCGAGGGTTACCTGTTCGGTGCTACTGACATCGTCGCACCCGAAACGCCAAAGAACCGTGGCATCTTTCTCGGTGTTGTCGAAGAAGGCACCACAATTACACTCGACGAACCCCTATCGGTCGGTGACGGGGTCGGCATCTGGACAAAAGCTGGGATTGACGGTGCTGTGATAAAACAGATAGAAAAAAATGGAACGTCCGTAGCGGGAGCGGATGCCGGAGAGAGGGTAAAACTGTTCATTCGTGTAGCAGCAGGTGATATGATTTACAAAACGTCCTCTGAAACAAGACCGCAGTATGCACCACTAAAGTCAAAACCCAAGATAGCTACTCCGGCTAGATCAAAACGAGCGGTAACGATTCCTGAATTCGATACTTTTGAATCTAGTGACATAGAGCTTTTAGCAAAAGTATATTCAAAAGAGGACGCACAAGACGCGTTAAAAGCCGGTGCAACTATGGTTTTCTACTCGATCTTTGCGCACGATTTCGCTGAAAGCGAGGCATCACCCTATATTCCACGGATTCTGTCCGATTCAGAGTCTTTAGATGCCATACATCGATTAAACGAGACGAATCCTGATACTATTCTCCTCGGCAACCCTGGTTTATTATCTGAACTATCGAAATCAGCAGCACGAACGATTTACCTCGACTATTCCGCGAACATCTTCAACGACCTCGACATGAAATTTCTCAAGAACTACGGCGTGGTTCCTGTCGTATCAGTGGAACTTAACCTCGCTGAGCTGGCGGCATTCAAGAACAAAGAATTCGCCGTGCTCGTTCATGGCCGATCGGTTCTCATGACCACCGCATACCCCCTCCGTGAAGGGGGATCACTGAAGGACGAAAAGGGCTTTGTCTTTCCTGTACGGCGGGAATTCAGGTACACGCAGATTCTGAACAGCGTGCCCATCGGTCTCTTCAATGATGTGCAAAAACTTCGCGATGCCGGTATCAACAAAATCTTCTTCGACCTTACCGATGGCAATGCGGAGAGAATAATCGGTCTGTACACAAGGGACGTCCTCGCCGGTAACCCCGTCAAGAAATCACGGCGGCGAAAGCACACTCGCGGCCATTTCAGTCGTGGTGTCAAATAA
- a CDS encoding CoB--CoM heterodisulfide reductase iron-sulfur subunit A family protein, with the protein MTGSVEGIAKDAPEDSTRIGVYVCHCGINIKLAVDVEDVMRYAATLPNVALARHYIFMCSDPGQNLIGEDLEAGRINRVIVAACSPRMHEPTFRGTCAGKGLNPFFFEMANIREHCSWPHGDFKRAATQKAKDLLRSAVARSSLLELLEEKKVDVTPETMVIGGGVSGLYAALDIANSGYKVHLVEKTPSIGGHVAQLDRTYTSLDKVSSILTPRMIEIGAHPNIDLMTYSEVENIEGYVGNYKTTVKRKPRYVNDKCTGCGACEVACPVKDVPSEFDEGLSARTAIYLPFPNAVPPLYTVDAENCLLFKEGKCGDATLEDVKAGKAKTPCMAACEPNAIDFGMTEEKEELDVGTIIVATGYDIIDPTASPEYRYGVYPNVITGLQFERLSAASGPTGGKIELNGKEPKDIVFISCVGSRNKQTGHEYCSRVCCMYLAKQAHIAKEKLPDANVTVCFQDVRAFGKGDEEFYGNVKAEGVKYRRGLPGEIYKKPGSDRVVVRAEDTLLGEPYELEADMVVLGVGMQPNANVWDIVSMLKLSQSPDTFLLEAHPKLRPVDTATDGIFIAGCAASPKDIPDSIAQGKAAAAGSLVYLVQGIANIEPAISQINEAVCIGCGTCAEVCPYGALLLDEVMQVMTVNEAMCKGCGGCNAVCPSGAATMKHFRDRQVYSQIEALLQRAVPIEFVDLGFGEIGAGEESEAVEAEAEPEVPPAVEAAAPAAEAVKVE; encoded by the coding sequence ATGACGGGATCTGTTGAGGGGATAGCCAAAGACGCGCCAGAAGATAGTACGAGGATAGGCGTTTACGTGTGCCATTGCGGTATAAACATCAAGTTGGCGGTAGACGTCGAGGATGTGATGAGATATGCCGCGACCTTGCCAAACGTTGCTCTTGCTCGGCACTATATCTTTATGTGCTCAGATCCGGGGCAGAATCTCATAGGAGAGGACCTTGAAGCAGGCAGAATTAACCGCGTGATCGTAGCTGCGTGTTCGCCACGAATGCACGAGCCGACGTTCAGAGGCACGTGCGCCGGGAAAGGTCTCAATCCGTTCTTCTTCGAGATGGCGAATATCCGCGAGCATTGCAGTTGGCCACATGGTGATTTCAAACGAGCAGCGACACAGAAGGCGAAGGATCTGCTGAGAAGTGCGGTTGCTCGGTCTTCATTGTTAGAATTACTAGAGGAGAAGAAGGTTGATGTCACCCCAGAGACGATGGTGATCGGCGGTGGCGTAAGCGGTCTCTATGCTGCACTGGATATAGCAAATTCGGGCTATAAGGTGCATCTTGTGGAGAAGACCCCTTCGATTGGCGGGCATGTAGCGCAACTCGATAGGACTTATACCTCGCTCGATAAGGTATCATCCATTTTAACGCCGCGAATGATAGAGATCGGAGCGCATCCAAACATCGATCTGATGACGTATTCCGAGGTGGAGAACATCGAGGGTTACGTGGGTAATTATAAAACAACGGTGAAGCGGAAGCCGCGCTACGTGAATGATAAATGTACCGGTTGTGGCGCATGCGAAGTAGCATGTCCCGTGAAGGACGTTCCCAGCGAGTTTGACGAAGGGCTGAGTGCCCGAACTGCTATCTACTTACCGTTCCCAAATGCCGTTCCTCCTCTGTATACCGTTGACGCGGAGAACTGCTTACTGTTTAAGGAGGGCAAATGTGGTGACGCAACGCTCGAGGATGTTAAGGCGGGAAAAGCAAAAACACCGTGCATGGCGGCGTGCGAACCAAATGCCATAGACTTCGGGATGACGGAAGAGAAGGAAGAGTTAGATGTCGGGACAATCATCGTGGCGACTGGGTATGACATCATTGATCCGACCGCTTCACCGGAATATCGGTACGGCGTGTATCCCAACGTTATCACCGGGTTACAGTTTGAACGGCTGTCAGCGGCGAGCGGTCCGACCGGTGGCAAGATCGAACTAAACGGGAAAGAGCCAAAGGACATCGTCTTCATCTCCTGTGTTGGGTCGAGGAATAAGCAAACAGGGCATGAATATTGCTCCCGTGTCTGCTGTATGTATTTAGCGAAACAGGCGCACATAGCAAAAGAGAAGCTACCAGACGCAAACGTAACGGTTTGCTTCCAGGATGTACGAGCGTTTGGCAAGGGCGATGAAGAATTTTATGGCAATGTCAAAGCGGAGGGTGTCAAATATCGACGGGGTCTTCCGGGTGAAATCTATAAGAAACCTGGCAGTGATAGGGTTGTGGTACGAGCCGAGGACACGTTACTTGGCGAGCCGTATGAGCTCGAGGCAGACATGGTGGTGCTCGGTGTGGGCATGCAGCCGAATGCGAATGTGTGGGACATCGTAAGTATGCTCAAACTTTCTCAATCTCCGGATACCTTCTTATTAGAGGCACATCCCAAGCTGAGACCGGTGGATACGGCAACCGATGGTATCTTCATCGCAGGCTGCGCAGCGAGTCCCAAGGATATCCCGGATAGTATAGCCCAGGGCAAAGCAGCGGCGGCGGGATCTCTTGTGTATTTGGTTCAGGGTATTGCGAACATAGAGCCCGCAATCTCGCAGATAAACGAGGCGGTTTGTATCGGCTGCGGCACTTGTGCAGAGGTCTGCCCGTACGGTGCACTTCTACTTGACGAGGTGATGCAAGTAATGACGGTAAACGAAGCGATGTGCAAGGGCTGCGGTGGCTGTAATGCGGTCTGCCCGTCTGGAGCAGCGACGATGAAGCACTTCCGCGACAGACAGGTATATTCGCAGATCGAAGCGTTATTGCAAAGAGCAGTACCCATCGAGTTTGTGGATCTCGGATTCGGAGAAATAGGAGCAGGTGAAGAGTCCGAAGCAGTAGAAGCGGAGGCTGAACCGGAAGTACCACCAGCGGTAGAAGCAGCAGCACCAGCAGCTGAAGCTGTAAAAGTAGAATAA
- a CDS encoding CoB--CoM heterodisulfide reductase iron-sulfur subunit A family protein: protein MATEAEAEVEVEKEKPKSDIEEKTRNLMQSIKGKVEASCLEKVEEKEVDIIPEALVIGGGIAGMYAALDMADAGFKVHVVERSATIGGHMAQLDKTFPTLDCSACILTPRMVDVSKHKNINLMSYSEVVGVEGSIGNFKVKVKRKPRYVIEEICTGCALCEQDCRFAYKFPNEFDENLGKRGSIYRPFPQAIPAVYCVDPERCQMIKKGKCGKATIENVRAYLKEGKEDVEVPPCILACGAKAIDFDMEEKIEEYNVGTIIVATGYDIIDPRTMPEYKYGVYPNVITGLEFERYSNASGPTFGKIIVQGVDKEPDEAVFISCVGSRNKQTGYEYCSRVCCMYIAKHAHLLGEKVPKCKITVLYQDVRAFGKGFEEFYDRVKEEGVNYRRGLASEVYKKPGSDNKVIVRAEDTMLGEPYELEADIVVLGVGLKPSAGTDELLKMLGVEETVDHFAKEAHLKLRPVDTDVPGVFVTGCVQAPRDIPDSVAQGKAAAAASLALLAGGKVKMRTPVAEMDEELCVGSKSLSEMANKMGA from the coding sequence ATGGCAACTGAAGCTGAAGCCGAAGTAGAAGTAGAAAAAGAGAAACCGAAAAGCGATATAGAAGAAAAAACGCGGAATTTGATGCAATCAATAAAGGGCAAAGTTGAAGCTTCTTGTTTAGAGAAAGTTGAAGAGAAGGAAGTCGATATTATTCCAGAGGCACTGGTGATAGGCGGAGGAATAGCAGGGATGTACGCCGCGTTGGATATGGCAGATGCCGGATTCAAGGTGCACGTAGTCGAACGATCTGCGACGATCGGCGGGCATATGGCACAGCTTGATAAGACGTTCCCGACTCTCGATTGTTCGGCGTGTATCTTAACGCCGCGAATGGTTGATGTTTCGAAGCACAAGAACATAAACCTGATGAGTTATTCCGAGGTGGTCGGCGTGGAAGGCTCCATTGGTAATTTCAAAGTGAAGGTAAAGCGGAAGCCGCGATACGTCATTGAAGAAATTTGCACCGGCTGTGCGCTCTGCGAGCAGGATTGCCGATTCGCATACAAATTCCCGAACGAATTTGACGAGAATCTGGGGAAGAGAGGGTCGATCTACAGGCCGTTCCCGCAGGCAATTCCGGCCGTGTACTGCGTTGATCCCGAGCGTTGTCAGATGATAAAGAAGGGCAAGTGCGGGAAAGCAACGATTGAAAATGTGCGCGCGTACCTGAAAGAGGGTAAAGAAGACGTAGAAGTCCCTCCATGCATATTGGCATGTGGTGCGAAGGCTATTGATTTTGATATGGAAGAGAAGATAGAGGAGTATAATGTGGGAACAATCATCGTTGCGACCGGCTATGACATTATCGATCCGAGAACGATGCCCGAATACAAATACGGGGTGTATCCCAACGTCATTACGGGCTTGGAGTTCGAACGGTACTCGAATGCAAGCGGCCCCACATTCGGTAAGATAATCGTACAGGGCGTGGACAAGGAGCCGGATGAAGCCGTTTTTATATCCTGTGTTGGTTCGAGGAACAAGCAAACCGGATATGAATACTGCTCCCGAGTCTGCTGCATGTACATAGCGAAACACGCGCACCTGCTCGGTGAGAAGGTGCCGAAGTGTAAGATCACCGTGCTCTATCAGGACGTAAGAGCATTTGGAAAAGGTTTTGAGGAGTTCTATGATCGCGTAAAAGAAGAAGGTGTTAATTACCGACGAGGTCTTGCCTCTGAGGTATACAAAAAACCCGGCAGTGACAACAAGGTCATTGTAAGGGCGGAAGATACAATGCTCGGTGAGCCGTATGAGCTCGAAGCGGACATTGTAGTGCTCGGCGTCGGATTGAAACCAAGTGCGGGCACGGACGAGTTATTAAAGATGCTGGGTGTCGAGGAAACGGTGGATCATTTCGCGAAAGAGGCGCATCTAAAGCTCAGGCCGGTGGATACCGACGTGCCCGGAGTCTTCGTTACGGGCTGCGTGCAAGCGCCCAGGGATATTCCGGACAGTGTAGCGCAGGGCAAAGCTGCTGCGGCTGCTTCTCTCGCTCTGTTAGCCGGTGGGAAAGTGAAAATGAGAACGCCTGTAGCAGAGATGGACGAGGAACTATGCGTGGGGTCTAAGTCGTTGAGTGAGATGGCGAATAAGATGGGGGCATAA
- the aspS gene encoding aspartate--tRNA(Asn) ligase has protein sequence MKLPIENRKYSNEITTNDDGERVRIAGWVHEKRDLGGVFFLIVRDREGYAQVTLFKKTIDTELFERAKKVPRESVVVIEGIVKGEPKAPNGYELIPERMDVLSVASQVLPLDTTGKVGAELDTRLDARFMDVRTERTKHIFIIRSRMLKTIRDFLSDRGFIEINTPKIVSAATEGGTALFPITYFEREAFLNQSPQLYKQMLIASGLDAVFEIAPIFRAEEHDTTKHLNEATSADVEVAFVSNETVMALLEELIAAVYSKVAAYPGLESFELDFQVPKTPFRRIRYEEAIDILLEAGELIEWGDDLSTSAEHILGKTIGEHYFITDWPRAIKPFYAQPIEGKDTCDAFDLMHPRLELSSGSQRVHSYELLKENIEAKGLSPDSFEFYLNAFRFGMPPHAGWGLGVERLLMSMLELDNVREAVLFPRDRRRLVP, from the coding sequence ATGAAACTCCCAATCGAGAACCGGAAATACTCGAACGAAATAACTACGAACGATGATGGCGAACGCGTGCGTATCGCAGGCTGGGTGCACGAGAAGCGGGATCTCGGCGGGGTCTTTTTCCTTATCGTGCGAGACCGTGAAGGCTATGCCCAAGTTACGCTCTTCAAGAAGACAATAGATACGGAACTGTTCGAACGCGCGAAGAAAGTCCCGCGTGAGTCCGTCGTCGTGATCGAAGGGATAGTAAAGGGCGAGCCAAAAGCGCCGAATGGTTATGAACTCATACCCGAGCGAATGGACGTGCTCAGCGTCGCATCACAAGTTTTACCGCTGGACACCACGGGCAAAGTGGGCGCCGAGCTGGACACGCGACTTGATGCGCGATTCATGGACGTGCGAACCGAACGGACGAAGCATATCTTTATCATTCGCAGCCGTATGCTCAAAACGATCAGGGATTTCCTCAGCGACAGAGGCTTTATCGAGATAAACACGCCGAAGATCGTGAGTGCCGCGACGGAAGGTGGCACCGCGCTCTTCCCCATTACTTATTTCGAACGTGAAGCGTTCTTGAACCAGAGCCCGCAACTGTACAAGCAGATGCTCATCGCTTCAGGGCTCGACGCAGTCTTCGAGATCGCGCCGATATTCCGCGCCGAGGAGCACGACACCACCAAGCACCTCAACGAAGCGACATCCGCGGACGTTGAAGTCGCCTTTGTCTCGAACGAAACGGTAATGGCGCTTTTAGAGGAGCTCATCGCCGCGGTCTACTCGAAGGTCGCAGCATATCCCGGCCTGGAGAGCTTCGAGTTGGATTTCCAGGTGCCCAAAACACCGTTTAGACGCATACGGTATGAAGAAGCGATCGACATACTTTTAGAAGCGGGTGAGCTGATCGAATGGGGCGATGACCTCAGCACGTCTGCAGAGCATATCCTTGGCAAGACGATAGGCGAGCACTATTTCATCACCGATTGGCCGCGTGCGATAAAGCCGTTCTACGCGCAGCCGATCGAGGGCAAGGATACGTGCGATGCATTTGACCTGATGCATCCGCGATTAGAACTCTCTTCGGGCTCGCAGCGTGTTCATTCGTACGAGCTGCTGAAGGAGAATATCGAAGCGAAAGGTCTCAGTCCGGATAGTTTCGAGTTTTATCTCAATGCGTTCCGGTTCGGCATGCCGCCCCATGCAGGCTGGGGGCTCGGCGTTGAACGACTGCTCATGAGCATGCTCGAGCTCGATAACGTACGGGAAGCAGTGCTTTTCCCGCGCGATCGGAGAAGGTTAGTACCGTGA
- a CDS encoding PKD domain-containing protein — MTHSYVSIGEYTVNLTVTDDKDATNKTSRVIKVFPDVPYLDTEPGTYPSICGLHNGTIEMTHTVNVSTIYLYPCTGTGGHIEYAKIWNASWEGAEAHWHGYVDNWHNCSFDTNFTLVAGAIYNYTIRTGSYPQIHHQPELLTAKGWITCSEFVDINGKRHEGWIPAIRLE; from the coding sequence ATTACACATTCTTACGTTTCAATAGGTGAGTATACCGTGAACTTAACCGTAACCGATGACAAAGATGCAACGAATAAAACGTCCAGAGTGATTAAAGTTTTTCCGGACGTGCCCTACTTAGATACTGAACCAGGCACCTATCCAAGTATCTGCGGCCTCCATAACGGAACGATTGAGATGACACATACAGTTAACGTCAGTACAATCTATCTCTATCCGTGTACAGGCACTGGCGGGCATATCGAATACGCAAAGATATGGAACGCATCGTGGGAGGGGGCAGAGGCACACTGGCATGGGTACGTGGACAATTGGCACAATTGTTCGTTCGATACAAACTTTACGCTTGTGGCAGGTGCGATATACAACTACACGATCCGCACGGGCTCGTATCCGCAAATCCATCATCAACCCGAATTGTTGACTGCAAAAGGGTGGATCACGTGCTCGGAGTTCGTGGACATCAACGGTAAGAGGCACGAGGGCTGGATACCGGCGATTAGATTAGAATAA
- a CDS encoding type II toxin-antitoxin system HicB family antitoxin, with amino-acid sequence MKKFNLTATIWEEEGVYVSKCPELGVASCGDTPEEALSNLKEAVELYLDNARELGLIVELETALTSSHKFTSTFEVTA; translated from the coding sequence ATGAAGAAATTTAACCTGACAGCTACGATATGGGAAGAAGAAGGCGTATATGTTTCAAAATGTCCTGAGTTGGGTGTTGCGAGTTGCGGCGATACACCGGAAGAAGCACTCAGTAATTTGAAAGAAGCAGTGGAGCTCTACCTCGATAATGCGAGAGAGTTGGGGCTTATTGTAGAGTTGGAAACCGCTCTTACGTCCTCACATAAATTCACTTCTACCTTTGAGGTAACTGCATGA
- a CDS encoding type II toxin-antitoxin system HicA family toxin codes for MKKLPVVSSDDVIKALKKEGFEYAPKRGKGSHTALFKIDEKGRKLLVIVPKRENCPKALFYPFFNKLIYRKMISLNS; via the coding sequence ATGAAGAAGCTGCCCGTGGTTTCTTCAGATGACGTAATCAAAGCATTGAAAAAAGAGGGTTTTGAATATGCTCCAAAGCGTGGTAAGGGAAGCCACACGGCACTTTTCAAAATTGATGAAAAAGGGCGTAAATTACTTGTTATTGTGCCAAAAAGAGAGAACTGCCCAAAGGCACTCTTTTATCCATTCTTCAACAAGCTAATTTATCGAAAGATGATTTCATTGAACTCTTGA
- a CDS encoding ATP-binding protein: MYKLVGTISGDVGLHEFDFTVSSEVRRNEYVKVWNELDGWILGRVVSMVDVEEKTATVEIIGYKDERGFLMQPKSTLPRDAKIFKADQSFVMDTLGLKNKGIHLGMLDGRDIPVYLKKDELIQKHCSILAKTGSGKSYTAGVLIEELLDKNVPLLIVDPHGEYLSLKYENQSEEERRQMDKFAIAPKGYAPQVVVYTPANFSINPAADRLFRIDGINLSVNELYDFFTLSDAQLGVLYQCINEIKARKEFYTIDDIIKEVVESKSTTKWKIIHFLERIRDTGILSDSPTRIEELVKEGKASILDMKGAEPKLQQLIVYRLCKEVFEGRKMGKIPPFVLVIEEAHNFCPERGFGQAVSSNILRTIASEGRKFGLGLLVISQRPARVDKNVISQCNTQIILKVTNPNDIKALSRGLEFMSSEMEEEIKRIPQGVALLSSPSIEMPIMVDVRVRKSEHGGRAAETRGGGAARKAAVSKTVEWDSDDSEEADERDEKKSSMLARLLFE; this comes from the coding sequence ATGTATAAGTTAGTAGGCACGATTTCGGGTGATGTTGGACTGCACGAGTTCGATTTTACCGTCTCCAGCGAGGTAAGGAGGAACGAGTACGTAAAGGTATGGAATGAATTAGACGGCTGGATCCTCGGGCGTGTCGTATCTATGGTTGACGTCGAAGAGAAGACGGCAACCGTGGAGATCATCGGGTATAAAGACGAACGCGGCTTTCTGATGCAGCCAAAAAGTACGCTCCCGCGTGATGCCAAGATCTTCAAAGCAGATCAGAGTTTCGTCATGGACACGCTGGGGCTCAAAAACAAGGGCATCCACCTGGGTATGCTTGACGGGCGTGACATTCCGGTCTATCTGAAGAAAGACGAGCTAATCCAGAAACACTGCAGCATCCTGGCGAAGACGGGCAGTGGCAAGTCGTACACGGCTGGCGTGCTCATCGAGGAGCTGCTCGACAAGAACGTCCCGTTGCTTATCGTTGACCCGCACGGCGAGTATCTCTCACTGAAATACGAGAACCAGAGCGAAGAAGAGCGGAGGCAGATGGATAAATTCGCGATCGCGCCGAAAGGGTATGCCCCTCAAGTTGTGGTGTACACACCGGCGAATTTCTCGATAAATCCAGCTGCGGACAGGCTATTTCGCATCGATGGGATCAATCTGAGCGTAAACGAATTATATGACTTCTTCACGTTGTCTGACGCGCAATTAGGCGTTTTATACCAATGTATAAACGAAATCAAAGCGCGAAAGGAGTTTTACACGATCGACGATATCATCAAGGAGGTGGTCGAGAGCAAGAGCACCACCAAATGGAAGATCATCCACTTCCTCGAACGGATCCGGGATACCGGCATACTCTCCGACAGCCCGACACGAATAGAAGAGCTCGTTAAAGAGGGTAAGGCGTCTATACTCGATATGAAAGGTGCCGAGCCGAAATTACAGCAGTTAATCGTTTACCGACTCTGCAAAGAGGTTTTTGAAGGCAGGAAGATGGGCAAGATTCCGCCGTTTGTGCTCGTTATCGAGGAGGCGCACAACTTCTGTCCGGAACGGGGATTCGGGCAGGCGGTCAGCTCAAATATTTTGAGAACCATCGCGTCGGAGGGCCGGAAGTTCGGGCTGGGGCTGCTCGTCATCTCGCAACGACCCGCGCGGGTGGATAAGAACGTCATCTCGCAGTGCAATACGCAGATCATCCTGAAGGTGACGAATCCGAACGATATCAAGGCGTTGAGCAGAGGTCTGGAGTTTATGAGCAGCGAGATGGAAGAGGAGATCAAGCGGATACCGCAGGGCGTCGCGTTACTTTCGAGTCCGAGCATCGAGATGCCCATTATGGTCGATGTCCGTGTGCGAAAGAGCGAGCACGGCGGTAGAGCTGCGGAGACAAGAGGGGGAGGAGCAGCGAGAAAAGCAGCGGTATCGAAGACGGTCGAGTGGGATTCGGATGATTCAGAGGAGGCCGATGAAAGAGACGAGAAGAAGAGCAGCATGCTCGCCCGGCTGCTGTTCGAATAA